From the Patescibacteria group bacterium genome, one window contains:
- a CDS encoding cation-transporting P-type ATPase produces the protein MQTITAWHSITTKEALRILNSNAELGLKEKEVELRKSEYGLNTLPEDKPLSPLVLFLRQFKSPLIFILVIAGSVTFWLQEYTDSIVIFSAVLLNTAIGYFQENKASKALFELKKILQQKALVVREGTEREILQEDLVPGDLIVLTEGNKVPADCRILESFELRINEAVLTGEWLASEKKPMVLERKTPLADRDNMAYMGSVVAAGKGKALVIATAQRTELGRISKLISEVKEEKTPYQKKLQRFSWIIGTIIAFLTVFIFVEGVATGGDIVEMFTIAVAIAVAAIPEGLPVAMTVVLAVGMQRILAKKGLVRHLTSAETLGSTSIIVTDKTLTLTEGRMKVEEVVPLKAGNREEVLRAAALANEAFIENPKAALEKPVLRGRPTDKALLQAAMEAGISRQKIEEHAPCLFRIPFNSNEKYLASFHKDKEAVKLYVSGAPERIMELSKLSEGEVHQAEKRLQELTSQGLRVVALAKKDILNHQGPMVKKEMLRKEIVGLEFLGFIALKDPIRKGVKEAIKLAKDAGLKTIIATGDHLLTAKAVAMELKIPANEENLMEGKELDGLTDNELDSRLGHIFVFARVEPKHKLRIIEAWQRRGQVVAMTGDGVNDAPALKKADIGLALGSGTDVAKEASDLILLADNFAIIPAAIKEGRVIIDNIRKVITYLVSGSFTETILIGTSLLLGLPLPLTALQILWINLVEDGLPGMALTLEKPEGDVMARPPLKKNSSLLTQEMKVIIFGISIITDVLLFGLFLWLLQTPYTIQHIQTVIFVGLGIDSLFYVFSVRSLRRNIWQYNPFSNLWVTGAVFLGLLLLVSAVYLPLLQFFLGTVALTLFDWTLLISLGLLNVLLIEAVKWYYIRKMK, from the coding sequence ATGCAAACTATTACTGCGTGGCACAGTATTACAACAAAAGAAGCGCTGAGAATTCTCAACTCGAATGCGGAGCTTGGGTTAAAAGAAAAAGAGGTTGAATTGCGAAAGAGTGAATACGGATTAAATACCCTTCCTGAAGACAAACCATTGTCTCCTCTGGTTCTTTTTTTACGTCAGTTTAAGAGCCCCCTCATCTTTATTCTGGTAATAGCAGGGAGCGTCACCTTCTGGCTTCAAGAATATACCGACAGCATCGTAATTTTCAGCGCCGTGCTCCTCAACACCGCCATTGGATACTTTCAAGAAAATAAGGCGAGCAAGGCACTTTTTGAGTTAAAAAAGATTCTCCAACAAAAAGCCTTGGTCGTGCGAGAGGGGACAGAAAGAGAGATACTTCAAGAAGACCTGGTGCCGGGAGACCTTATAGTGCTCACGGAGGGAAACAAGGTTCCCGCGGACTGTCGAATCCTAGAATCCTTTGAACTGCGCATTAATGAGGCAGTGCTTACCGGAGAGTGGCTCGCTTCAGAGAAAAAGCCAATGGTTCTTGAAAGAAAAACTCCCTTAGCTGACCGAGACAACATGGCATACATGGGCAGCGTGGTGGCAGCAGGAAAGGGAAAAGCCCTTGTTATCGCCACAGCTCAGAGAACAGAGCTTGGTAGGATTTCAAAACTCATATCTGAAGTTAAAGAAGAAAAGACTCCCTACCAAAAGAAACTTCAGCGCTTCTCTTGGATTATTGGGACTATCATTGCTTTTCTTACCGTGTTCATCTTTGTAGAAGGGGTGGCAACCGGTGGAGACATTGTTGAAATGTTCACCATTGCAGTGGCCATTGCGGTGGCTGCCATCCCAGAAGGCCTGCCTGTTGCAATGACCGTGGTACTGGCAGTTGGCATGCAGCGAATCTTGGCAAAAAAAGGTCTGGTGCGCCATTTAACTTCTGCCGAAACCCTTGGAAGTACCTCAATTATTGTAACCGACAAAACCCTTACCTTAACAGAAGGCAGAATGAAGGTAGAAGAGGTTGTACCCTTGAAAGCAGGGAACCGAGAAGAGGTCTTGCGAGCCGCTGCCCTTGCCAACGAGGCATTTATTGAAAATCCAAAGGCCGCATTGGAAAAGCCAGTGTTAAGGGGCAGACCCACAGACAAGGCCCTGCTCCAAGCTGCCATGGAAGCTGGCATCTCACGACAAAAGATTGAAGAGCACGCACCTTGCTTGTTTCGCATTCCCTTTAACTCAAATGAAAAGTACTTGGCCTCCTTTCACAAAGACAAAGAGGCAGTAAAGCTGTATGTCTCGGGAGCACCAGAAAGAATCATGGAACTCTCCAAGCTTTCTGAAGGAGAAGTCCATCAGGCAGAAAAAAGATTGCAAGAACTCACTTCCCAAGGTCTTAGAGTGGTTGCGCTTGCCAAAAAAGACATTCTGAATCATCAAGGACCAATGGTAAAAAAAGAGATGCTAAGAAAAGAAATTGTGGGGCTTGAATTTCTCGGTTTCATTGCCTTAAAAGACCCTATTCGCAAAGGAGTAAAAGAGGCGATAAAACTTGCAAAAGACGCAGGACTCAAAACCATCATTGCAACAGGAGACCATCTCTTAACTGCAAAGGCAGTGGCAATGGAACTTAAGATACCCGCAAACGAAGAAAATCTTATGGAGGGAAAAGAGTTGGATGGTTTAACCGACAATGAACTTGATTCAAGGCTGGGACACATTTTTGTCTTTGCAAGGGTAGAACCCAAGCACAAGCTCCGTATCATTGAGGCATGGCAAAGAAGGGGTCAAGTTGTTGCAATGACGGGAGACGGGGTGAACGACGCCCCAGCCCTAAAAAAGGCAGACATTGGTTTGGCCCTGGGCTCTGGAACAGATGTTGCAAAAGAGGCCTCTGACTTAATCTTGCTGGCCGACAACTTTGCCATTATTCCAGCTGCCATCAAAGAGGGCAGAGTTATTATAGACAACATCAGAAAGGTCATCACGTACCTCGTATCGGGATCCTTCACAGAAACCATATTAATAGGAACCAGTTTGTTGCTGGGGCTCCCGTTGCCTTTGACGGCCCTGCAGATTCTCTGGATCAATCTTGTAGAAGACGGATTGCCTGGCATGGCTTTGACCTTAGAAAAACCAGAAGGGGATGTTATGGCAAGACCCCCTTTAAAAAAGAACTCTTCCCTGCTTACGCAGGAAATGAAGGTCATTATCTTTGGCATTAGCATTATTACCGACGTTCTCTTGTTTGGACTGTTCCTCTGGCTCTTGCAAACGCCCTACACCATACAACACATCCAAACGGTCATCTTTGTAGGGTTGGGGATTGACTCTTTGTTCTACGTCTTCTCGGTTAGAAGTTTGAGGAGAAACATCTGGCAGTACAACCCCTTTTCCAATCTCTGGGTCACGGGAGCTGTGTTCTTGGGCCTTTTGCTGCTGGTATCTGCAGTCTATCTTCCTTTGCTTCAGTTCTTTTTGGGCACGGTAGCCTTAACATTGTTTGATTGGACCCTGCTTATTTCGCTTGGGCTCCTCAATGTTCTCCTCATTGAAGCTGTGAAGTGGTACTATATCAGAAAAATGAAGTGA
- a CDS encoding sodium:calcium antiporter, with translation MIFHVLLVIFSAFLMFRAANWLVQGISRVAQYLQWSEFVIAFFVMAMGGSLPNLFVGLSSVAHGIPELSFGDVVGNSVVALTLVAALAVFVGGSDLLAEGKLIQTSAFLTISIALLPLLLILDGVLGRGDGIALIIVFFGYAAWMFTKRKYYQQTLDESQKPPLKQFRSFMIGLLQIIVGGALLLAAAEGVVRSANFFANEFSLPIAIIGILGLGFMSALPELYFAIAAARRGKSWIILGELTGSVIILTTLVLGIVAILQPIVIVDFSPFAFARFFMILAALFFLIFIRTERKITKKEALFLVGLYLAFVGVELFTKIWCDPTMIFCLR, from the coding sequence ATGATTTTCCACGTACTCTTAGTTATCTTTTCTGCCTTCTTGATGTTCCGTGCTGCCAATTGGCTGGTGCAGGGAATCAGCAGGGTTGCACAATATCTTCAGTGGAGTGAGTTTGTTATCGCCTTTTTTGTTATGGCGATGGGGGGTTCATTGCCCAACCTCTTTGTGGGGCTTTCTTCTGTTGCCCATGGCATTCCAGAGCTCTCCTTTGGTGACGTTGTGGGGAACAGCGTGGTAGCCCTTACCCTGGTAGCAGCATTAGCTGTGTTTGTCGGCGGTTCTGACCTGTTGGCTGAAGGAAAATTGATACAAACCTCTGCCTTTCTCACTATTTCCATTGCCCTTCTGCCGTTGTTGCTTATTCTTGATGGAGTACTGGGAAGGGGAGATGGCATTGCCTTAATAATTGTCTTTTTCGGGTATGCCGCCTGGATGTTCACAAAACGCAAATACTATCAGCAGACCCTGGACGAAAGCCAAAAACCACCTCTGAAACAATTCCGAAGCTTTATGATTGGGCTTTTACAAATTATTGTCGGCGGGGCATTGCTTTTGGCTGCGGCAGAGGGGGTTGTACGTTCTGCCAACTTTTTTGCAAATGAGTTTTCGCTGCCTATTGCCATAATTGGTATTCTTGGGCTGGGCTTCATGTCTGCGCTTCCAGAACTCTACTTTGCAATAGCCGCAGCGCGCAGAGGAAAAAGCTGGATTATCTTGGGAGAACTCACGGGCTCCGTCATTATCTTAACCACCCTGGTGTTGGGCATTGTCGCCATTCTCCAGCCCATTGTAATAGTGGACTTTTCGCCCTTTGCCTTCGCCCGCTTCTTTATGATTCTCGCTGCCTTGTTTTTCTTAATCTTTATTCGCACAGAACGAAAGATTACCAAAAAAGAAGCGCTCTTTCTCGTTGGTCTCTACCTTGCCTTTGTGGGGGTAGAACTGTTCACTAAAATCTGGTGCGACCCCACCATGATTTTCTGTTTGAGGTAA
- a CDS encoding DNA recombination protein RmuC, which yields MTTVLLSVIIILLVGVFAFLLWQQRKKEDSASSLMLQNQIAELNRTLDLKLGESSKAIRDQFGESTKIIKEITQELVKVGEGQKQVMGVTDQLKSLQDILKNPKQRGVLGEYYLETVLKNVLPPGAYQMQYSFKDGTIVDAVVITKEGIISVDSKFSLENYNRILEAATPDERERYETAFRNDLKTRIDETAKYIKPQEGTLSFAFMFIPSEAVYYDLLVNKIGAVKTNTLNLIEYAAGQKKVIVVSPTTFLAYLQTVLQGLKALKIEESAKKIGERVQALGRHIGSYESYMKKLGAHLGTTVNTYNTAYKELGKIDKDVLRITGSSNDIEAVQIDRPQTEDDE from the coding sequence ATGACAACCGTATTACTTTCAGTCATCATCATTCTTCTCGTTGGCGTGTTTGCATTCCTCTTGTGGCAGCAGCGAAAAAAAGAGGACAGCGCCAGCTCCCTTATGTTGCAAAACCAAATTGCAGAATTAAATCGTACGCTTGACTTAAAGTTAGGAGAATCAAGCAAGGCGATTCGTGACCAATTTGGTGAAAGTACAAAAATTATCAAAGAAATCACCCAAGAGCTTGTGAAAGTAGGGGAGGGACAAAAACAGGTGATGGGCGTTACCGACCAACTCAAGAGCTTGCAAGACATCCTTAAAAACCCAAAACAGCGGGGGGTTCTTGGTGAATACTATCTTGAAACCGTATTAAAAAATGTTCTGCCTCCGGGTGCGTACCAAATGCAGTATTCATTTAAGGACGGAACAATTGTAGACGCGGTTGTTATTACCAAAGAAGGTATTATCTCGGTTGACTCCAAGTTTTCTTTGGAAAACTACAACCGTATCTTAGAAGCTGCCACACCTGATGAGCGCGAGCGCTATGAAACAGCATTTCGCAACGACCTAAAGACGCGAATTGATGAAACCGCAAAGTATATAAAACCCCAAGAGGGAACGCTGAGCTTTGCCTTCATGTTCATACCTTCTGAAGCCGTGTACTATGACCTTTTGGTGAATAAAATAGGGGCAGTAAAAACAAATACCCTCAATCTTATTGAATACGCTGCCGGTCAAAAAAAGGTAATAGTGGTTTCTCCCACAACGTTTCTCGCCTATCTTCAAACCGTACTGCAAGGGCTCAAAGCTTTAAAGATTGAAGAATCTGCAAAGAAGATAGGGGAACGGGTACAAGCCCTGGGCAGGCATATTGGAAGCTATGAAAGCTACATGAAGAAACTTGGGGCACACCTTGGAACCACCGTAAACACCTACAACACCGCGTATAAGGAGCTGGGGAAGATAGATAAGGATGTGCTTCGCATCACAGGCTCCTCCAATGATATTGAGGCCGTGCAGATTGACCGCCCGCAAACCGAAGACGACGAATAG
- a CDS encoding ATP-dependent Clp protease ATP-binding subunit — MKQNIWAYLFFWYLWGVPKEILRGWGNILWFNLEYFSFFFLLKTLFAPWRRIQWTRGKGFNIGKWFEALTGNIISRLLGSMIRSSLIVVGILIEFLLLFVGPVVFILWFLLPLLLINFLYQGVFVAEFPGLQAYLLLAIFLVGTILLTRSFLRSYHSAIPLSTAKTLAEFLKKEQKSLRFVFARLLMDSKELITRLEAIVPKRDLSILLKSRLGSTPTPEEVVAVAAREDKDFQKVLMQLGVTPKDIENAALWLLSLRQKIVKQGKWWTKKNLRRYGTLGRQWTSGFSPLLDQFSLDLSERVRNQRFPELVGHKKEVRVIERILARDQMNNVLLVGEPGSGRKSIVKELAKKSVLGETLPELNYKRVVELDIPALLSQTESSGEREAALDEIFQEVVRAGNIILVIDEFHNFAGPTGEARPGTLNITGILAKYLSSPRFPIIAITTFTGLHRDIEQNPSILSLLEKVETEEISKAEALLVLQSVTPFFERKYKKFISYQALRDIVELSTKYIQAMPLPKKALNVLEEAMVHISQGKEKILLPKHIAEIISEKTQIPIGEVETKEKEVLLNLEDLIHKRIINQDEGVREVASSLRRARTQIASRKGPMGSFLFLGPTGVGKTETAKALASIYFGSESRMIRLDMSEFQSIKDIDRLLGSPGRESLLTTAVRENPFSLILLDELEKAHGNVLNLFLQILDEGHVTDGLGRKVDFSHTIIIATSNAGYQIILRALKEGMDFALIKQEIFDQLFAQGIFRPEFLNRFDGVILFKPLTKRHLVDIAQLMLAKLQRNLQEKGIEFKITEPLKVKIAELGYNPQFGARDMRRVIQNKVENALATALLRGTMKRGDSIEIDPTTFTIKPVSP; from the coding sequence ATGAAACAAAACATCTGGGCATACCTCTTTTTCTGGTATCTTTGGGGCGTACCAAAAGAGATTTTAAGAGGGTGGGGGAATATCCTGTGGTTTAACCTGGAATATTTCTCTTTTTTCTTTTTGCTCAAAACCCTCTTTGCCCCCTGGCGGCGTATTCAATGGACTCGCGGCAAAGGATTTAACATTGGCAAATGGTTTGAGGCTTTAACCGGCAACATCATCTCCCGCCTCTTGGGATCCATGATCCGGAGCAGCTTAATTGTTGTCGGGATTTTGATTGAATTCTTGCTCTTATTTGTGGGGCCAGTTGTCTTTATCCTCTGGTTTCTGCTCCCACTGCTCTTAATCAATTTCCTGTATCAAGGTGTGTTTGTGGCGGAGTTTCCAGGTCTTCAAGCATACCTTCTTTTAGCAATCTTCCTTGTGGGAACCATCTTACTAACACGTTCGTTCCTTAGAAGTTACCACAGCGCAATACCTCTCTCTACAGCAAAAACCCTTGCTGAATTTCTCAAAAAAGAGCAAAAGAGCCTGCGCTTTGTCTTTGCCAGACTCCTTATGGATTCAAAAGAACTCATAACTCGTCTAGAAGCCATCGTGCCTAAACGAGATTTAAGCATATTGCTTAAATCTCGTTTAGGCAGCACACCAACACCAGAGGAGGTGGTTGCTGTGGCCGCAAGGGAAGATAAAGACTTTCAAAAGGTTTTGATGCAGCTGGGTGTTACTCCAAAGGATATAGAGAATGCGGCTCTCTGGCTTTTGTCTTTGAGGCAAAAGATTGTGAAACAGGGAAAATGGTGGACAAAAAAGAATCTAAGAAGATACGGAACACTGGGCAGACAATGGACCTCTGGTTTTTCCCCTTTGCTGGACCAGTTTTCCTTGGATCTTTCAGAAAGAGTACGAAATCAAAGATTCCCTGAACTCGTCGGGCACAAAAAAGAAGTTCGCGTCATAGAACGCATATTAGCCCGAGACCAAATGAACAACGTATTACTGGTAGGGGAGCCGGGGTCTGGAAGAAAGAGTATTGTTAAAGAATTGGCCAAGAAAAGCGTGCTAGGGGAAACCCTGCCGGAGCTTAACTATAAAAGGGTGGTAGAACTAGACATCCCGGCCCTGCTTTCTCAAACGGAAAGCTCGGGGGAGCGGGAAGCTGCTCTAGACGAGATTTTTCAGGAAGTGGTGCGGGCTGGCAACATTATCTTGGTGATAGATGAATTTCATAACTTTGCGGGCCCCACTGGAGAAGCAAGGCCCGGAACTTTAAACATTACCGGGATTCTGGCAAAGTATCTTTCTTCCCCGCGCTTTCCCATTATTGCTATTACCACTTTCACTGGGTTGCACCGCGACATTGAGCAAAACCCTTCCATCCTTTCTTTGCTCGAGAAGGTGGAAACCGAGGAGATCTCAAAAGCAGAGGCGCTTTTGGTTCTTCAAAGCGTTACTCCCTTTTTTGAAAGAAAGTACAAGAAGTTTATCTCATACCAAGCTTTACGGGATATTGTGGAGCTGTCTACAAAATATATTCAAGCGATGCCTCTGCCCAAAAAGGCATTAAACGTACTTGAAGAAGCAATGGTGCATATCTCTCAGGGCAAAGAAAAAATACTTTTGCCAAAACACATTGCAGAAATCATTTCTGAAAAAACCCAGATTCCCATAGGAGAAGTAGAAACAAAAGAGAAAGAAGTATTACTTAATCTGGAGGATCTTATTCACAAGAGAATCATTAACCAAGATGAAGGAGTCAGGGAAGTTGCATCCTCGCTGCGCCGCGCAAGGACTCAGATTGCCTCTCGCAAGGGTCCCATGGGCAGCTTTCTCTTTCTGGGGCCAACAGGGGTGGGGAAGACAGAAACCGCAAAAGCATTAGCTTCTATCTACTTTGGCTCAGAGTCCCGCATGATACGCTTAGACATGTCTGAGTTCCAGAGCATAAAAGACATTGACCGACTGCTTGGTTCACCAGGACGGGAAAGCCTGCTCACTACGGCGGTCAGAGAAAATCCTTTCTCACTGATTCTCTTGGACGAATTGGAAAAGGCTCACGGCAATGTCTTGAATCTTTTTTTGCAGATATTGGATGAAGGACACGTCACAGACGGCCTTGGAAGAAAAGTGGACTTTTCTCACACCATTATCATTGCAACCTCCAACGCTGGCTATCAGATTATCTTGCGTGCATTAAAAGAGGGTATGGACTTTGCTTTAATCAAACAAGAAATCTTTGACCAATTGTTTGCGCAAGGAATCTTTCGCCCAGAGTTTTTGAACAGGTTTGATGGCGTTATTCTTTTTAAACCCTTAACAAAGCGGCATCTTGTAGATATTGCGCAGTTAATGTTAGCCAAACTGCAAAGGAACTTGCAAGAAAAGGGGATTGAATTCAAGATTACAGAACCTCTGAAGGTCAAGATTGCAGAGCTGGGTTACAACCCTCAGTTTGGGGCCAGAGACATGAGAAGGGTGATTCAAAACAAGGTAGAGAACGCTTTAGCTACTGCTCTTTTGAGAGGAACCATGAAAAGGGGAGACAGTATTGAGATTGATCCCACAACCTTTACCATAAAACCAGTATCTCCTTAA
- a CDS encoding GIY-YIG nuclease family protein gives MHYIYVLHQKRRATEFYIGYTEDLRRRLKQHQRNFPSELLYYEAYKSKQAAREREKKLKFYGSVWRTLKKRISA, from the coding sequence ATGCATTATATCTATGTTCTGCATCAGAAAAGGCGGGCTACAGAATTCTACATTGGATATACAGAAGATCTTCGCAGACGACTAAAACAGCATCAACGAAATTTTCCAAGTGAACTTCTATACTATGAAGCGTACAAATCAAAACAGGCAGCACGAGAAAGAGAAAAGAAGCTTAAATTTTATGGAAGTGTTTGGAGGACACTCAAGAAACGAATATCAGCTTAG
- the mraZ gene encoding division/cell wall cluster transcriptional repressor MraZ, whose amino-acid sequence MFIGEYRHSIDEKKRLAIPSKFRKELGDGAVITKGLDNCLVIYPVKSWKKKSEKLAQLPEASKEARGYARTILAGAATAEFDRLGRILIPEYLKDYAKVEKNVVIIGLHNRLEVWSEKLWNTYREKAENNIEDFASKLSDFGI is encoded by the coding sequence ATGTTCATAGGTGAATACCGACATTCTATAGACGAAAAAAAGCGTCTTGCTATTCCTTCTAAGTTCAGAAAGGAGCTTGGGGACGGGGCAGTAATCACAAAAGGACTAGACAATTGTCTGGTTATCTATCCCGTTAAATCTTGGAAAAAGAAGTCTGAAAAATTGGCTCAGCTACCTGAAGCCTCAAAAGAGGCGAGGGGATATGCAAGAACCATTTTGGCTGGGGCCGCAACAGCAGAATTTGACCGCTTGGGGAGAATTCTCATCCCGGAGTATTTGAAAGATTATGCAAAAGTAGAAAAAAACGTAGTTATCATAGGCCTGCATAACCGTTTGGAAGTCTGGTCGGAAAAACTCTGGAATACATACAGAGAAAAAGCTGAAAATAACATAGAAGATTTCGCCTCAAAGCTCAGTGATTTTGGAATCTAA
- a CDS encoding penicillin-binding protein 2 produces the protein MRNWRLLLIVFFFLALGFGLTTRLAILQIADHGFYRALAQGQQSLPRIAVGNRGDIFFVDKKGTLYTVATTKKQPFVFVTPVEVEQKEETAAILAAILDVQKDFVIEKLSKEESLFEVVKKQLSLEETYELQKLVLPGVYIQQESIRSYPHGALASRTLGFVNQDWEGQYAIEKYYEEHLKGKEGLERTVRNVAGYLLSENKDTLQHGKDLVLTIDFNIQSMAESLLLKAKELHNIEEGTIIVIDPMDGSILTLANYPNFDPNTYSEVADFGVFQNPAVQKLFEPGSVFKPITMASGIDAGKITPSTTYQDQGVVRIGGYKVLNYDERVWGERTMTEVLEYSINTGAVFAEAETGHATFLEYLERFGIFKPTKVDIAGEIYSANKELKKGYEITYATASFGQGIEMTAMQLLRAYSALANGGYLPTPHLLKQDMPLSAPIISERTASQVTAMLVSVTENGFAKSARVPGYYLAGKTGTAQISYSALGVEKPGYSDETVQSFIGYAPAFTPRFLALVTLKNPQTKTAEYSAIPLFQELAKYILDYYEVPHDYGE, from the coding sequence ATGCGAAATTGGAGACTTCTTCTCATTGTTTTTTTCTTCTTGGCTCTTGGATTTGGGCTTACAACCCGTCTTGCCATTCTGCAGATTGCAGACCACGGGTTCTATAGGGCCCTGGCACAAGGGCAACAGAGCTTACCTAGGATCGCGGTGGGGAACCGGGGAGACATCTTCTTTGTAGACAAGAAAGGGACTTTGTATACGGTAGCCACCACCAAAAAACAGCCTTTTGTGTTTGTCACTCCAGTTGAAGTAGAGCAAAAGGAAGAAACTGCGGCAATCTTGGCCGCCATCCTTGATGTTCAAAAGGATTTTGTTATAGAAAAGCTTTCCAAAGAGGAAAGTCTTTTTGAGGTAGTGAAAAAGCAACTCAGTTTAGAGGAAACGTATGAGCTCCAAAAACTGGTGCTACCTGGAGTATATATTCAGCAAGAAAGCATACGCTCATACCCGCATGGCGCTTTGGCGTCTCGCACCTTGGGGTTCGTAAACCAAGACTGGGAAGGCCAATATGCAATAGAGAAGTACTATGAGGAACATTTAAAAGGAAAAGAGGGTTTAGAAAGAACCGTACGCAATGTGGCAGGATACCTGCTCTCTGAGAACAAAGATACCTTGCAGCATGGAAAAGACCTCGTGCTCACTATTGATTTTAACATTCAGTCAATGGCTGAATCCTTACTTCTCAAAGCAAAAGAACTCCATAACATTGAAGAGGGGACCATTATCGTAATAGATCCCATGGACGGTTCCATCTTAACTCTGGCAAACTATCCAAACTTTGACCCCAACACGTATTCTGAGGTTGCGGATTTTGGCGTGTTCCAGAATCCCGCTGTCCAAAAACTCTTTGAGCCAGGCTCCGTGTTCAAACCCATTACCATGGCTTCTGGCATTGATGCCGGCAAAATTACTCCTTCCACCACCTACCAAGACCAAGGAGTGGTGCGCATTGGAGGATACAAAGTTTTAAACTATGACGAGCGAGTATGGGGAGAACGGACCATGACCGAGGTTCTGGAATACTCCATTAACACGGGGGCGGTATTTGCAGAAGCTGAAACCGGGCACGCTACCTTTTTAGAATATCTTGAGAGGTTCGGCATATTTAAACCAACTAAAGTAGATATCGCAGGAGAGATCTACTCCGCAAACAAGGAATTGAAAAAAGGATATGAGATTACCTACGCTACAGCTTCCTTTGGGCAGGGCATCGAAATGACCGCAATGCAACTCCTGCGGGCATACTCTGCCCTGGCCAACGGCGGATATTTGCCGACCCCACATCTGCTAAAGCAGGATATGCCGTTGTCTGCACCTATTATTTCAGAAAGGACGGCCTCCCAGGTAACAGCCATGCTGGTGTCGGTGACGGAAAATGGATTCGCAAAGTCAGCGCGAGTTCCTGGCTACTACTTAGCCGGTAAAACCGGGACTGCTCAGATTTCGTACTCGGCCCTTGGGGTGGAAAAACCCGGCTACTCAGATGAAACCGTTCAATCTTTCATTGGATACGCACCGGCTTTTACGCCAAGGTTTTTGGCTTTAGTAACGCTCAAAAACCCGCAAACCAAGACCGCAGAATATTCTGCAATCCCTTTGTTCCAAGAACTAGCAAAGTACATCCTGGACTATTACGAAGTTCCCCATGATTACGGGGAATAG
- the rsmH gene encoding 16S rRNA (cytosine(1402)-N(4))-methyltransferase RsmH, whose amino-acid sequence MHIPVLKDKVIEYLNPRPNQNFIDATLGYGGHTVSILEKTAPKGKVLALDLDATALSRVTARAKEAGVGARLKVKEENFANIAGAAKEEKFKPVHGILFDLGLSSDQLENSGRGFSFKKSEPLDMRYSKESPTTAEKIVNFWSKRDLEYILKEYGEEEFSREIAQALIQTRATKQITKTNHLVEIVLAATPKWYHKKKIHPATKTFQALRIAVNRELENLKIALPQSVEILENQGTIVVISFHSLEDRMVKDFFKEHSSLVVLTKKPVVAQDEEVKQNPRSRSAKLRAARKTV is encoded by the coding sequence ATGCACATTCCAGTCTTAAAAGACAAAGTCATAGAATACTTAAATCCCAGACCCAATCAAAACTTTATTGACGCAACGCTCGGATATGGGGGACACACAGTATCTATCCTGGAGAAAACAGCTCCTAAAGGAAAGGTTCTTGCTCTAGACCTCGACGCTACTGCGCTTTCAAGAGTTACAGCAAGAGCGAAAGAGGCAGGGGTGGGGGCAAGGCTTAAGGTGAAAGAAGAGAACTTTGCAAATATAGCGGGTGCTGCAAAAGAAGAAAAGTTTAAGCCCGTACACGGTATACTCTTTGACCTTGGGCTCTCATCTGATCAACTAGAGAACTCGGGGAGAGGATTCTCATTTAAAAAGTCAGAACCTCTCGATATGAGGTACAGCAAAGAGAGTCCAACCACAGCTGAAAAAATCGTGAACTTCTGGTCAAAGCGGGATCTAGAATACATTTTGAAAGAATATGGGGAGGAAGAGTTTTCAAGGGAAATTGCACAAGCCCTTATCCAGACAAGAGCCACAAAGCAGATTACCAAGACCAATCATTTGGTAGAAATCGTGCTGGCGGCCACTCCAAAGTGGTACCACAAAAAGAAAATCCATCCGGCAACAAAAACCTTTCAGGCATTGAGAATCGCAGTGAACCGAGAACTGGAAAACCTGAAGATAGCATTACCTCAGTCAGTAGAAATATTAGAAAATCAGGGAACCATCGTGGTCATTTCCTTTCATTCATTGGAAGACCGTATGGTCAAAGACTTTTTTAAAGAGCACTCATCACTCGTCGTTCTAACCAAAAAGCCCGTTGTGGCTCAGGATGAGGAGGTAAAACAAAATCCAAGGTCAAGATCGGCAAAACTGAGAGCAGCAAGAAAAACTGTATAA
- the rplU gene encoding 50S ribosomal protein L21, which translates to MAEIAVIKTGGKQYIVRPGQKIKVEKLPKKEGAEVVFSEVLLLDDGKKTEIGTPKVTGAKVKGKILKQRKAKKVIVFKFKAKKREQTKKGHRQPYSEVEILKIETK; encoded by the coding sequence ATGGCAGAGATTGCTGTTATTAAAACCGGAGGCAAGCAATATATTGTGCGCCCCGGGCAAAAAATCAAGGTAGAAAAACTCCCCAAGAAAGAAGGAGCTGAAGTTGTATTTAGCGAGGTATTGCTTTTGGACGATGGCAAGAAAACAGAGATTGGTACTCCTAAAGTAACGGGAGCTAAAGTAAAAGGGAAAATACTTAAACAGAGAAAGGCAAAAAAGGTTATCGTCTTTAAGTTTAAGGCAAAGAAACGTGAGCAAACAAAAAAAGGGCACCGTCAGCCCTATAGCGAAGTAGAAATTCTCAAGATTGAGACAAAGTAA